Proteins encoded in a region of the Nicotiana tomentosiformis chromosome 9, ASM39032v3, whole genome shotgun sequence genome:
- the LOC138899255 gene encoding uncharacterized protein produces the protein MAFRKCDVSCKDTTTAASTELSHVGPITRSKFKASGLDGSEYFASLEMEKKRRSHMTSATTIFGSNTPFSLFDKLSPTASNLGEFEDLVDSPVSTKVNSLMTDASNMDETFAMMEQTIEVLKKSIEDKDLQIAQLMNKLEAYAPGESSHVPPCSPVFTSQNTHVEESFAKFNIQREQKSTSVVALSVQQLQDMITNTIRAQYGGPSQSLLYYSKPYTNRIDCLTMPTNYQPPMLHQFDGKGNPRKHIAHLVETCSNAGMHGDLLVKQFIRSLKGNAFDWYINLEPESIDSWEQLEKEFLNRFYSTPRTVSMIELTGTKHRKDEPVVDYINR, from the coding sequence ATGGCCTTCCGCAAGTGTGATGTTTCATGCAAAGATACTACTACTGCCGCATCCACTGAGCTCAGTCATGTTGGCCCGATCACTCGAAGCAAGTTTAAAGCTAGTGGCTTGGATGGATCTGAATACTTCGCCTCCTTGGAGATGGAAAAGAAGAGAAGATCTCACATGACGTCTGCAACCACAATCTTTGGGAGCAACACCCCATTCTCGCTATTTGACAAACTTTCTCCAACAGCCTCCAACCTTGGTGAATTTGAGGATCTGGTGGATTCTCCGGTTTCAACGAAAGTCAATTCTTTAATGACCGACGCAAGTAACATGGATGAAACGTTTGCCATGATGGAACAGACTatagaagtcttgaagaaatctaTTGAAGACAAAGACCTTCAAATTGCTCAACTCATGAACAAACTCGAGGCCTATGCACCTGGAGAGTCAAGTCATGTCCCTCCTTGTTCACCTGTCTTCACCTCACAAAACACGCATGTCGAGGAATCATTTGCCAAGTTCAACATTCAGAGGGAACAAAAATCCACTTCGGTTGTGGCATTATCTGTCCAACAATTGCAAGACATGATAACAAACACCATCAGAGCTCAATACGGCGGACCATCACAAAGTTTATTATACTACTCTAAGCCTTATACTAATAGGATTGATTGTCTAACTATGCCAACCAATTATCAACCACCAATGCTGCATCAATTTGATGGCAAAGGAAACCCAAGAAAACATATTGCCCACTTGGTCGAGACTTGTAGCAATGCTGGAATGCATGGCGACCTTTTGGTAAAGCAGTTTATTCGTTCGTTGAAAGGGAACGCATTTGACTGGTATATTAACTTGGAGCCCGAGTCCATTGATAGTTGGGAGCAACTTGAGAAGGAATTCCTTAATCGTTTTTACAGTACCCCACGAACTGTAAGCATGATAGAGTTGACAGGCACCAAGCATAGAAAAGACGAGCCTGTGGTGGATTACATCAATCGTTAG